From one Amycolatopsis sp. FDAARGOS 1241 genomic stretch:
- a CDS encoding D-alanine--D-alanine ligase family protein, with product MSAEKIRVAVVFGGRSSEHTISCLSAGSVIANLDPERYEVLPVGITPRGGWVLGTGDPKELSIQGRELPTVESGRALVLAGDPTSRELRIVDPGEATEVLSAVDVVFPVLHGAFGEDGTIQGLLEMADLPYVGPGVLASAAAMDKEYAKKLLAAEGLPVGTYSALRRGQSTVSQEDRERLGLPVFVKPSRAGSSVGISRVTKWSDVDAAIELARRTDPKVLVEAAVVGREVECGVLEFPDGRVEASLPAEIRVLAKGDDAWYDFETKYLGEDAELDIPAKLDDVVTERVRAMAVEAFRALDCQGLARVDFFVTESGDLVINEVNTMPGFTTKSAYPKMWEVTGVDYKTLLTTLIDTALARGTGLR from the coding sequence ATGAGTGCTGAGAAGATCCGCGTGGCGGTCGTGTTCGGCGGGCGCAGCAGCGAGCACACCATCTCGTGCCTGTCGGCCGGCAGTGTGATCGCGAACCTGGATCCGGAGCGCTACGAGGTGCTCCCGGTGGGCATCACGCCCCGGGGCGGCTGGGTGCTCGGCACCGGCGACCCGAAGGAGCTGAGCATCCAGGGCCGCGAGCTGCCGACCGTGGAGTCCGGCCGCGCGCTCGTGCTGGCGGGCGACCCGACCAGCCGCGAGCTGCGCATCGTCGACCCCGGCGAGGCGACCGAGGTGCTCAGCGCCGTCGACGTGGTCTTCCCCGTGCTGCACGGCGCGTTCGGCGAGGACGGCACCATCCAGGGCCTCCTGGAGATGGCCGATCTCCCTTACGTCGGCCCCGGGGTGCTCGCCAGTGCGGCCGCCATGGACAAGGAGTACGCGAAGAAGCTGCTCGCCGCGGAGGGGCTGCCGGTGGGCACCTACTCGGCGCTCCGCCGTGGACAGTCCACAGTGTCCCAAGAGGACCGGGAACGCCTCGGCCTGCCCGTTTTCGTGAAGCCCTCGCGCGCGGGTTCGTCCGTCGGCATCTCGCGAGTCACGAAGTGGTCCGATGTGGACGCCGCCATCGAGCTGGCGCGCCGGACGGACCCGAAGGTGCTCGTGGAGGCCGCTGTCGTCGGCCGGGAGGTCGAGTGCGGGGTGCTGGAGTTCCCCGACGGCCGCGTCGAGGCGTCGCTGCCGGCGGAGATCCGTGTGCTCGCCAAGGGCGACGACGCGTGGTACGACTTCGAGACCAAGTACCTGGGCGAAGACGCCGAACTGGACATCCCCGCCAAGCTCGACGACGTGGTCACCGAGCGCGTGCGCGCGATGGCCGTCGAGGCGTTCCGCGCGCTCGACTGCCAGGGCTTGGCCCGCGTCGACTTCTTCGTCACCGAAAGCGGCGATCTCGTGATCAACGAGGTCAACACCATGCCCGGCTTCACCACGAAGTCCGCGTACCCGAAGATGTGGGAGGTCACCGGCGTCGACTACAAGACGCTGCTGACCACCCTCATCGACACGGCCCTCGCGCGCGGCACCGGCCTGCGCTGA
- a CDS encoding PLP-dependent aminotransferase family protein: protein MSYTDTALPVRLDREASTPLAVQLADALREAAAGGHLRGGDRLPSTRALAERLGVSRTVTSAAYEQLHAEGWIAGRHGSGTYVTTPPTRAAASVSPAGSLVAETEAAPFLDLTPGTPWAAGLDRAAWRRAWRAAADPDPLVRAHRAGLPEYRAAVSEHLLRHRGLAAGSVLATGGTTAAVVELAAAVLRRGAVVAFEEPGYQRAVQAFRSAGLTVVGVPVDEEGLRPDAIPPGARAVYCSPAHQYPMGSRMSAARRVELVERARADGMLVIEDDYDGELRFDVAPLPLLAALAPDVVVHLGTTSKILTPTLGAGWLVAPASVAEVVLAYRDLTGTRPSPAGQRVLVELARHGDLGRHLRKLRRELAERRSLLSAALSAASVPVLGDDAGAHLVVPFASAADEADRIAAAERHGIRLDGLARHFAGTPTVHGVALGYAGCSREALVSALPALVSLLR from the coding sequence GTGTCCTACACCGACACCGCGCTGCCGGTGCGCCTCGACCGCGAGGCGAGCACACCGCTGGCCGTCCAGCTCGCCGACGCCCTGCGCGAGGCCGCGGCGGGCGGCCACCTGCGTGGTGGTGACCGGCTGCCGTCGACACGTGCCCTCGCCGAGCGGCTCGGCGTGTCGCGGACGGTGACGTCGGCGGCGTACGAGCAGTTGCACGCCGAGGGCTGGATCGCCGGCCGCCACGGCTCGGGAACGTACGTGACGACGCCGCCGACTCGCGCGGCCGCATCGGTGTCGCCCGCCGGCTCGCTGGTCGCGGAGACCGAGGCGGCGCCGTTCCTGGATCTGACGCCGGGTACGCCGTGGGCCGCGGGTCTGGACCGCGCGGCGTGGCGCCGCGCGTGGCGGGCGGCGGCGGACCCGGACCCGTTGGTCCGCGCACACCGCGCCGGGCTGCCCGAGTACCGCGCGGCGGTGTCCGAGCACCTGCTGCGCCACCGCGGTCTGGCCGCCGGCTCCGTGCTCGCGACGGGCGGCACGACGGCCGCCGTCGTGGAGCTCGCCGCGGCAGTGTTGCGGCGGGGCGCGGTCGTGGCGTTCGAGGAGCCGGGGTACCAGCGGGCCGTGCAGGCGTTCCGGTCCGCGGGGCTCACGGTCGTGGGCGTCCCCGTGGACGAGGAGGGTTTGCGCCCGGACGCCATTCCGCCCGGAGCCCGGGCCGTCTACTGCTCGCCGGCGCACCAGTACCCGATGGGCAGCCGCATGAGCGCGGCTCGCCGCGTGGAACTCGTGGAACGGGCCCGCGCCGACGGCATGCTGGTCATCGAGGACGACTACGACGGCGAGCTCCGCTTCGACGTCGCCCCGCTGCCCCTGCTGGCCGCCCTCGCGCCTGACGTCGTCGTCCACCTCGGGACCACGAGCAAGATCCTCACCCCGACCCTGGGCGCCGGGTGGCTCGTGGCTCCGGCTTCAGTCGCGGAGGTCGTGCTGGCCTACCGGGACCTCACCGGCACTCGGCCTTCACCGGCCGGGCAGCGGGTCCTCGTGGAACTCGCCCGGCACGGTGATCTGGGCCGCCACCTGCGGAAACTGCGCCGCGAACTGGCCGAACGCCGCTCGCTCCTGTCGGCCGCCCTGTCGGCCGCCTCGGTACCGGTACTCGGCGACGACGCCGGCGCGCACCTCGTGGTGCCCTTCGCCTCCGCCGCGGACGAGGCCGACCGCATCGCCGCCGCCGAACGCCACGGCATCCGGCTCGACGGACTGGCCCGGCACTTCGCCGGCACACCCACGGTGCACGGGGTGGCGCTGGGGTATGCCGGCTGTTCGCGGGAAGCGTTGGTGAGTGCCTTGCCCGCTCTGGTGAGCTTGCTCCGCTGA
- a CDS encoding pyridoxamine 5'-phosphate oxidase family protein, which translates to MTSLSPTARTTLGRKKNRAATDRATLHAVLDEALICHLGLIRDGTPLVLPTGYGRDGDTLYLHGSTGAASLRTAAQELDVCVTVTLLDGIVYARSLNNHSMNYRSAVVLGRARLVTGRDEKLHGLRVLTEHLSPGSWDHARGVNAKEFASVTVLALDLTEASVKLRAEGPDDEPEDVAANDAWAGVLPVRTVFGEPEPSADLPAEWSVPEHVAQRADGYRTVNTVRPG; encoded by the coding sequence ATGACCAGCCTCTCGCCGACCGCCCGCACCACCCTCGGCCGCAAGAAGAACCGCGCGGCCACCGACCGCGCGACGCTGCACGCCGTGCTCGACGAGGCCCTGATCTGCCACCTCGGCCTCATCCGCGACGGCACGCCGCTCGTACTCCCCACCGGCTACGGGCGCGACGGCGACACGCTCTACCTGCATGGTTCCACGGGTGCCGCCAGTCTGCGCACCGCGGCGCAGGAACTCGACGTCTGCGTCACCGTCACGCTGCTCGACGGCATCGTCTACGCCCGCTCGCTGAACAACCACTCCATGAACTACCGCAGCGCCGTCGTGCTCGGCCGCGCCCGGCTCGTCACCGGCCGGGATGAGAAGCTCCACGGCCTGCGGGTGCTCACCGAACACCTCTCCCCCGGCTCGTGGGACCACGCGCGCGGCGTGAACGCCAAGGAATTCGCCTCCGTCACCGTCCTCGCGCTCGACCTGACCGAGGCCTCGGTGAAGCTGCGGGCCGAAGGTCCGGACGACGAGCCCGAAGATGTCGCCGCGAACGACGCCTGGGCCGGGGTCCTCCCGGTCCGGACGGTGTTCGGCGAGCCCGAACCGTCGGCCGACCTGCCGGCCGAGTGGTCCGTGCCGGAGCACGTGGCTCAGCGCGCCGACGGCTACCGCACGGTGAACACGGTCCGGCCCGGCTGA